The Caldisericota bacterium nucleotide sequence TCCATTAGTAAGCCTTACCCTTGCTATTTTTCTTAAAGCAGAATTAGGCTTTTTGGGAGTTGCAGTTTTCACTTGCACGCAAACTCCACGTTTTTGAGGACATCCTCTTAAAGCAGGGGTTTTGCCTTTCTCTTTTTTACTCTTTCGCGGCTTCCTTATTAATTGATTAAATGTAAACATTAAATAATCCTCCTACTAATTTTTATTTCACACGAAAGGTAATTATAGCAAAACAACTTTTCTTGTCAAGCAAAATCATTTGAGGAATGAGTCATAGCTCATTCCTCAAATTTAAAATTTGTACCTGCTGGAATCTTCTTCCCAACAATAATAGATTCTTTCATCCCTCTAAGTAGATCAATCTTTCCTTTAATTGCAGCTTCGGCCAGAACTCTTGGAGTTTCCTGGAATGATGCAGCAGAAAGAAAACTATCAGAAGAGAGTGCAGCTTTTGTTATTCCCTGAATTAAAAATTTGAAACATGCGGTATTTCCACCACGTGCTTTAGCAATCCGATTGGCAGTAAGTACAGAATCAATAGTAGCTATTTCGCCTTCATAATAATTAGTATCTCCTGCACCAATTATTTTGACTCTGTTAAACATTTGCTTTACCACAAGTTCTATATGTTTAACATTAATATCCACACCTTGCGATTTGTATACTTTTTCGATTTCTTGAATTAAATAACGTGCTGCTGCAATTACTCCATTAACCTCAAGAATTTCGCGAGGATCAAATGGTCCCTTGCTTAACACATCACCAACTTTTACAACATCCCCTGCGTTTACATTGAGCTTTTTATCACCTGCGGTAACAAATTTTACTTTTTCATTTTTCTCATTTGTGATTGTAATTGTTTTCTTTGCCTTATCCTCTTTAATTTCCACAAGTCCTGTAAGCAAAGAGATAAAAGCTTTACCTCTTGGACTACGAGCACTAAATAGTTCTTCAATTCTTGGCAATCCAGTTGTAATGTCTGCAACAGCCGCGCCACCAGCGTGAAATGTCCTCAAAGTAAGCTGGGTCCCTGGTTCTCCAATAGATTCAGCAGCAACAACACCAACTGCTTCCCCGATATTTACCATTTTTCTAGAAGAAAGGTCTAATCCATAGCACTTTTCACATACACCATGATCAGAGCGACAAGTAATAGGAGAACGAATTTTTACCTTGGCAATTCCAAATTTTTCTATCTCTTCTATTTTCTGTTTATCAATAAGTTCATTTCTTTTTACAATAACACGAGGTTTACTAATGAATATTTTTACCTTTTTTATTTTATGTTTCTTCATTTTATTCAACATCGTTTTATTAATTACATCCCCTACTTGCACAAGAATTTCTCCAGTAGGTTTATTAATAATACTTTCAGCAGCAGTAACATTTACTGAATCACCACTATCCACAGAAATTTCCTTTATTTTCTGCGGGACTGTAATATCCTCTGCAGCATATCTACCCCAAATTTGTTCCCCTAAAGATACGATAACGGAGTTTCCTTCCAAAATTGGCACTACCGTCACTCCATTTATGTAGTTCTCCACTAAGATCCTTTGTATGTCAAACTTATCGAGCAATTCAGCCTGGGCATGATTTATCATGTCGCCCTTATGGATAAGAATGTCGTGTGTATAAGGATTTTTTACATCCTCGGCAGCTATTTTCCCAGCAACTCTTCTAGAAAGAGATTCTACTATTTCATCTCCTATTCGTATGGGCTCTATCACCTGCAGAGCACAATCTTTTTCCTTAATAATTAATTCGTGAGTTACATCAACAAGTCTCCTGGTAAGATAGCCTGAGTTAGCTGTTTTAAGCGCAGTATCTGCTTGCCCTTTTCTCGCTCCGTGTGTAGAAAGAAAATACTCAAGAACAGTAAGTCCTTCGCGAAGATTCGACTTAATTGGAAATTCGATGATTCTACCAGTAGGACCAGCCATAAGACCCCTGATTCCTGCCATCTGAGTAATCTGATCTTTATTTCCTCTTGCACCGGAATTTGCCATCATATATAAACTATCAAACGGAGCAAAATAAGAAAACACAGCAGTTTTAACATTATCAGCAACCTCCAACCATACATTAATAATTTTTCTATATCGTTCATTTTCTGAAAGCAAACCTTGATTATACTCATTATTAATTTTATTCGTCCGAATTGTTCCATTTTCAATAAGCTCTTTTCTTTTGGGTGGTATTTTTACATCGTCCATCCCGATACTCATTCCAGCGTACGATGAATATTTAAAACCAAGATCTTTTAAATTATCAAGAAAAATACCTGTTTTTACAAGACCGAATTCGGAATAAAAATCAGATATAATCCTATCCAACTGTTGTTTTCCTACAGTCTCGTTGATAAATTTAAACCGTTTTGTTTTTTCATCATCACTGAAAATATTTTCCATAATCTTATCGTTAAATAATGCTCTCCCAACTGTCGTTTCTATCTTTTCTCCATCAACAAAGTATTTAATTGTATCATGTAACCCTAATTTTTTTCTTTCATACAAAAGCTCTACTTCTGCAGGATTATCTAATAAATGAGAGTATATTTTTTTACTTTTGCTTCCGAATGTCAGATAATACAAACCTAAAACCATATCCTGAACAGGTCCATTGATGGGAGAGCTATTCGCAGGAGAAAGAATATTGTGAGAAGAAAGTAAAAGTAAACGCGCCTCAGTCTGTGCTTCGAACGAGATAGGTAAATGAATTGCCATCTGATCCCCATCAAAATCTGCATTAAAAGGAGTACATACAAGTGGAGAAAGCTGTATTGCTTTACCTTCCGTAAGAATTGGCTTAAATGCCTGGATGCCTAATCGGTGCAATGTAGGAGCTCTGTTAAGGAGTACTACATAATTTTTCGATATGCTCTCTAATGCCTTCCACACTTCAGGCGTAGGATTTTCAAGAAGCTCCTTAGCCCTTCTCTTATTGTACCCTAATTTAGAAAGTTCATATATAATAAATGGCTTAAACAGTTCGAGTGCCATTTCCTTTGGAATACCACACTGATCAAGATTGAGATCTGGCCCAATAACAATAACAGCCCTACCAGAATAATCTACACGCTTTCCTAAAAGATTTTCTCTGAACCGTCCTTCTTTTCCTTTCAAAATATCAGTCAAGGAACGAAGTGGTCTTTTCGAAGAATTTAATACAGGATAAGTCCTTCTCCCATTGTCAAACAAAGCATCCACGGATTCCTGTAGCATTCTTCTCTCATTTTGTAGCATAATATCTGGAGCGTTTACCTCTATAAGCCTTTTTAATCTGTTGTTTCTATTTATAACTCTTCTATAAAGCTCATTCAAATCATCTGATGCATATTTTCCACCCTCAAGCGGCACAAGTGGTCTAAGATCCGGAGGAATAACAGGAACAACATCGAGTACAATATCTTCCGGCCTTCTATTATTTTGAATGAGACCTTCTACAACGCCTAAAAGTCTTACAGCATAGATTTTTTCCTGTTTAGTTCCGCTTTTAATTTTTTCCACTGCGCTTTCAAGCATTTTCTCCAAATCAACCATTTTTAATAAATCCCTAATAGCCTCGCCGCCTTTTTTGGCAACAAAATCATAGCCCTCTCCTTTATATATTCTGTATTCTTCATCTGTAAGTAGCTGCTTCATTCTGAGTTTTGTTTGCTTTGGATCTATTACAATATATGAAACAAAATATACAACCTTCTCAATGGCCTTTGCTTGTAAACCTAAGAGGAGCCCAACATAATTAATATTATTTTTAAAATACCAAACATGTACTACAGGCGAGGCAAGTTTAATGATTCCGAATCTTTCTCTTCTTACACTTGAAGGAAGTACTTCAACGCTACACCTGGAACAAGTTAACCCTTTATATTGAATTCCTTTTAATTTACCACAATGGCACTGATAATTTCGTACAGGACCAAATATTTTTTCGCAAAACAAACCATCAGGTTCTGGAGAATATGTCCTGTAACTATATGTCTCAGCCCTTTTAACTTCACCATGAGACCATTTCTCTACATCTTCCCGGGAGGCAAGTAACACTTTAAGTGCTTCTATCTCATTATGTTTCAAAATGCACCTCCTTTTTATTCCTTCTCTTCTATTTTAGAGCTCTGAATTACCTTTTCGATCATTTTAGGTGGTGCAGGTTCATAGCGAGAATGTTGTTGTGTAAATACGCCAGTTCCTTGTGTAATAGAATTAAGATCATTCGAATAACTTAAAATCTCAGCAAGTGGAACCAACGCCTCTATTATCTGTCTCCCATTCTCTGATTTCATACCCAGAACTTTGCCACGTTTACTATTTATATCTCCTATTACTTCTCCCATATATTGCTCGTCAACAATAATTTCTACCTTCTCGACTGGTTCAAGGATAATTGGATTACACTGCTCTAATGCCTTTTTCAGAGCCATTGAGCCTGCAACTTTAAATGCCATTTCAGAAGAATCCACAGGATGGTATGAGCCATCAACAACTGTCACCTTAATATTCACAACAGGATAACCGGCAAGTATACCATGACTCATTGCTTCTTTTACGCCTTTCTCCACTGCAGGAACATACTGCTTAGGGATAGCTCCACCAAAGATTTTATTAACAAATTCAAACTCTTTTCCTCTCGAAAGAGGTTCAACTTCTAGCCAACAATGTCCATATTGTCCATGTCCGCCAGTCTGCTTTTTGTATTTCCCTTCTACTTTTATTTTTCCTGTTATTGTTTCTCTATATGGTACTTTCGGAGTAGTAAGCTCTATATTTACATTATACCGCTTTTTTAATTTCTCCATAATAATAGAGAGATGTGCCTCTCCAACTCCAGATATAATCTGTTCATTGGTTTCGACATTCTTCGTAACAATTATAGTAGGGTCTTCATCCATAATTTTAGATAGACCTATACTCATTCTATCCTCATCTGCCTTACTTTTTGGCCGCATTGCCCGCGATAGCATCGGGGTTGGAAAAACAATTTTAGAAAATACAATAGGCGTATTTTTATCGGATAGCGTATCGTTTGTCTGCGATGCTAAAAGTTTAGTTATAATACCCATATCACCTGCAACAATTTTATCAGCAGGAATTTGTTCGGAACCCCTCACAAAGAGTAGCTGCGATATCTTCTCCGAAACACCCCTCAAACTATTATATGCGGTACTGTTTGAACCTAACAAACCTGAATATACTTTTATAAAAGAAAGCTTTCCAACATAAGGATCACTCACTGTTTTAAAAACAAAAGCTGAAAAATTATCATCTGCGGAAATTTTTCTTTCTTCTTCTTCGTTAGTCTTAGGGGCCATTCCTTTGACAACACCAAAAAAATCCGGTGAAACCATATAATCAACCATAAAATCTATAAGTTCATCAATCCCAAGAAGTGTAAGTGCAGAACCTACAAGAATAGGAAAAAATTCACCTCTGCTTAGCGATCTCTTTAAACCTTGTCTAATTTCTGCGGGGGTAAGTCCTTCTCCACCAAGATATTTTTCAAGTAATGCATCGTCTCCTTCAGCTGCAATTTCAATCAACTCTTTTTTAAGTTCAGAAACGTTAGGTATTACCCCATCTGGCGGTTCTTTGTCAGAAAGCAAATTATATACTCCTGTTACAGTTTTGCCATCCATTATTGGAACAATAATAGGAAAAGCCTTGGAACCGAAAGTTTCCTTAATATTGTCTATAATTTTACTAAGCTCTACTCCCTCAACATCAATTTTATTGATAAAAAATGCACGTGGTTTATTTATTTCCACAAGATAATTCCAATACCTCTTAGTTTGAATTTCAACACCTGCTACTGCGTTAATCACAATTAAGCCATTGTCTCCTGCTCTTATTCCGCTAAGTGCTTCCGCAATAAAATCTGGATAACCAGGTACATCAATAAAGTTAACTTTTACTTCATTATGCTCAAAAGGAACTATGGACAAACCAATACTAATAGATTTTTCTTTTTCCTCTGGTTGATAATCAGATACAGTAGTTCCATCCTCCACCTTTCCCATCCTTGAAACCAGTTTTTTCTTAAATAGAATAGCTTCAGATAAGGTCGTCTTCCCTGCATTACCATGACCAACTACAACAACATTTCTAATGTTCTCAGTTTTATATAACTTCACTGCTTTCTTCCTCCCTTTTCTTAAATGTGAGTTCTACTTTTTCTTTTTTAGGAATAATCTTTTCCCTCTTTGGTCTTTCTCCCTTCTTTTCGGGTAATACCTTTAAATCAAGAACCAAACCACGTAACTCGCGTTGAAGTACATTAAATGACTCGGGAATACCATGCATAAGTACTGTATTGCCTTTTGAAATTTCTTCGTAGGCATGCCTTCTTCCTTCAAGATCATCAGATTTAATTGTAAGCATTTCATGTAAAAGTTCAGAAGCCCCGTATGCCTCAAGCGCCCATACTTCCATCTCTCCTAATCTCTGTCCACCAAATTGTGCTTTTCCACCAACTGGTTGCTGTGTTATAAGTGTGTATTTTCCCACAGATCGTGCATGCATTTTATCTTCTGCAAGGTGGTTTAATTTTAGTAAATATGCATCACCAAGTGTTACTTTATAATCAAAAGGTTTACCAGTACGTCCATCATACACAGTAAACTGTCCTGATTCAGGCAATTTTGCTTCTTTTAGTAAATCTTTAATTTCTTGTTCACCAGCCCCATTAAATATAGGGGTAATAACTCTCACATTAAGCTTTTTAGCAGCAATGCCAATATTAGCTTCGAGAATTTGGCCCAAATTCATTCTAGACGGTACACTTAATGGGCTTAATATCACATCCACTGTAGTTCCATCATCAAGATATGGGAGGTCCTCTTCAGGCAAAATATT carries:
- the rpoC gene encoding DNA-directed RNA polymerase subunit beta' codes for the protein MKHNEIEALKVLLASREDVEKWSHGEVKRAETYSYRTYSPEPDGLFCEKIFGPVRNYQCHCGKLKGIQYKGLTCSRCSVEVLPSSVRRERFGIIKLASPVVHVWYFKNNINYVGLLLGLQAKAIEKVVYFVSYIVIDPKQTKLRMKQLLTDEEYRIYKGEGYDFVAKKGGEAIRDLLKMVDLEKMLESAVEKIKSGTKQEKIYAVRLLGVVEGLIQNNRRPEDIVLDVVPVIPPDLRPLVPLEGGKYASDDLNELYRRVINRNNRLKRLIEVNAPDIMLQNERRMLQESVDALFDNGRRTYPVLNSSKRPLRSLTDILKGKEGRFRENLLGKRVDYSGRAVIVIGPDLNLDQCGIPKEMALELFKPFIIYELSKLGYNKRRAKELLENPTPEVWKALESISKNYVVLLNRAPTLHRLGIQAFKPILTEGKAIQLSPLVCTPFNADFDGDQMAIHLPISFEAQTEARLLLLSSHNILSPANSSPINGPVQDMVLGLYYLTFGSKSKKIYSHLLDNPAEVELLYERKKLGLHDTIKYFVDGEKIETTVGRALFNDKIMENIFSDDEKTKRFKFINETVGKQQLDRIISDFYSEFGLVKTGIFLDNLKDLGFKYSSYAGMSIGMDDVKIPPKRKELIENGTIRTNKINNEYNQGLLSENERYRKIINVWLEVADNVKTAVFSYFAPFDSLYMMANSGARGNKDQITQMAGIRGLMAGPTGRIIEFPIKSNLREGLTVLEYFLSTHGARKGQADTALKTANSGYLTRRLVDVTHELIIKEKDCALQVIEPIRIGDEIVESLSRRVAGKIAAEDVKNPYTHDILIHKGDMINHAQAELLDKFDIQRILVENYINGVTVVPILEGNSVIVSLGEQIWGRYAAEDITVPQKIKEISVDSGDSVNVTAAESIINKPTGEILVQVGDVINKTMLNKMKKHKIKKVKIFISKPRVIVKRNELIDKQKIEEIEKFGIAKVKIRSPITCRSDHGVCEKCYGLDLSSRKMVNIGEAVGVVAAESIGEPGTQLTLRTFHAGGAAVADITTGLPRIEELFSARSPRGKAFISLLTGLVEIKEDKAKKTITITNEKNEKVKFVTAGDKKLNVNAGDVVKVGDVLSKGPFDPREILEVNGVIAAARYLIQEIEKVYKSQGVDINVKHIELVVKQMFNRVKIIGAGDTNYYEGEIATIDSVLTANRIAKARGGNTACFKFLIQGITKAALSSDSFLSAASFQETPRVLAEAAIKGKIDLLRGMKESIIVGKKIPAGTNFKFEE
- the fusA gene encoding elongation factor G, which codes for MKLYKTENIRNVVVVGHGNAGKTTLSEAILFKKKLVSRMGKVEDGTTVSDYQPEEKEKSISIGLSIVPFEHNEVKVNFIDVPGYPDFIAEALSGIRAGDNGLIVINAVAGVEIQTKRYWNYLVEINKPRAFFINKIDVEGVELSKIIDNIKETFGSKAFPIIVPIMDGKTVTGVYNLLSDKEPPDGVIPNVSELKKELIEIAAEGDDALLEKYLGGEGLTPAEIRQGLKRSLSRGEFFPILVGSALTLLGIDELIDFMVDYMVSPDFFGVVKGMAPKTNEEEERKISADDNFSAFVFKTVSDPYVGKLSFIKVYSGLLGSNSTAYNSLRGVSEKISQLLFVRGSEQIPADKIVAGDMGIITKLLASQTNDTLSDKNTPIVFSKIVFPTPMLSRAMRPKSKADEDRMSIGLSKIMDEDPTIIVTKNVETNEQIISGVGEAHLSIIMEKLKKRYNVNIELTTPKVPYRETITGKIKVEGKYKKQTGGHGQYGHCWLEVEPLSRGKEFEFVNKIFGGAIPKQYVPAVEKGVKEAMSHGILAGYPVVNIKVTVVDGSYHPVDSSEMAFKVAGSMALKKALEQCNPIILEPVEKVEIIVDEQYMGEVIGDINSKRGKVLGMKSENGRQIIEALVPLAEILSYSNDLNSITQGTGVFTQQHSRYEPAPPKMIEKVIQSSKIEEKE